The Lineus longissimus chromosome 2, tnLinLong1.2, whole genome shotgun sequence genome window below encodes:
- the LOC135499519 gene encoding uncharacterized protein LOC135499519 has protein sequence MDAIGVEDALYLTRYGKALGFKGNVNIHGTVIAVSEIFRVKDDLVTLIKLKGHSNASVSVMVLYRKRPVGEGDGQHGTVNSSWQLLQKWKEKLEINHEAVISKLKLTVLFKGTDKEETTFRTDAASSCLMKENEETYNNFTLEDWFYKYLRKIISTKDVTLSDIAEPIRLKLFKGRVTSCEDAVHGVYELDQTRRLFLTRIPTETCFEKIKPGARISVSVHHDPQVFSEDEVIFGCIHSSVQLLEHPDQPSESMPFRFSTSSVASLLSSHTICNRLLYEVCKLEKSIVQRFNLSKNRHRAGVILHTVLTQPLLSSLEIIPPKTGNRNINEVEEFLKDSCFENQDCGLPCTFPTIADLLSIPMRHRDDAPSDHKQGWSAKCFKSSDFNPPQALLGVLHTNKTNGHVELQDSYGHISVVISDDRKDKSHHLCSDIQRTASKCFCANERISRCSYAQTWLLDHVVRIDNYEVVVETFSCQDGSSDSNLTKCYVQVSAKDVLICDKVSMKSKSEVPGSEVSGVHKTQRKHEKSVKLEKPGALDSYRTGAKDKTAIRHIACAESECGYSNPQSLPSAKMKSLQSKVNSSCAKLEFHGAKSVSGCDKVSTSGFCERKESSDVRMTLIGTGTELGGAKCSRKITEIQPSIAPQILSQSSDCEFLVICTKEGLQMKQFTRTTGELFFNITGFKLREKRGASVGQTDANGNSVQTVKASQLKEESENKDCASQGHLVPSENCDENFTFERIALTISGAQVRLFEVLHCNCVYKLTVNPALMQRVFISNVPAGLRGKSLTKTFTLNENCQVERLQDFVVSSALFESINKVEPDVLTVAELLRSRSAFHSNQGSSQALVSVKGIVNSKTLKTLDRRATNLPKKCINSLGLSPSGGQITLTLSDPETSDEIYLGLPCGSHPYALGVLPGATIIASQVGRRRLNGLNCLQFVAVSSIKVLKRTAELVTTSKKTISPPQMSLFQVWNVDEIEEIQFQCVVFVSVVLKLTLDPVCMHCASHFHNGNCTGRGCTSNAGIIKPEAIIIGDDGTCKGLVFCRGGSVQGLLGMSGEAWLELEEYLLNKGGFYYDKANPTNEVIPVHQMLQESCINGNLCCFVDMCLKPAVGLMRQNTCKAPTQITCKGLTQITSKDVPMKRISCRQTRFETHQLPMLKLDCLSIRPEK, from the exons ATGGATGCTATTGGAGTGGAGGATGCACTCTACCTAACAAGATATGG CAAAGCACTTGGATTTAAAGGGAATGTCAACATTCACGGGACTGTGATAGCTGTCAGTGAAATTTTCAG AGTAAAAGATGACCTTGTGACACTGATCAAGTTGAAGGGACATAGCAATGCCAGTGTATCTGTTATGGTTCTTTACAGAAAGAGGCCTGTTGGAGAAGGGGATGGTCAGCATGGAACAGTTAACTCATCTTG GCAACTGCTCCAAAAGTGGAAAGAGAAACTTGAAATTAACCATGAAGCTGTCATCTCGAAATTGAAACTGACAGTCTTATTTAAG GGTACAGATAAGGAGGAGACAACCTTCCGCACTGACGCAGCATCTTCTTGTTTGATGAAGGAAAATGAAGAAACGTACAACAACTTCACATTGGAA GACTGGTTTTACAAATACCTTCGAAAAATTATCTCAACCAAAGACGTCACACTATCAGATATAGCAGAGCCAATACGTCTCAAGCTCTTTAAA GGGAGAGTCACTAGTTGTGAAGATGCTGTCCATGGTGTTTATGAGTTGGATCAAACAAGGAG ATTGTTCCTTACGAGAATACCTACTGAAACATGCTTTGAAAAGATCAAGCCCGGCGCAAGAATTTCAGTTTCTGTCCACCATGATCCCCAG GTTTTCAGTGAGGATGAAGTCATCTTTGGTTGTATCCACAGCAGTGTTCAGCTCCTTGAACACCCAGACCAGCCATCAGAATCCATG CCATTTCGATTTTCAACCAGTAGTGTTGCATCCTTACTTTCGAGCCATACAATCTGCAATAGACTGCTGTATGAGGTCTGCAAACTTGAAAAGTCGATTGTCCAGAGGTTCAATCTGTCAAAGAATAG acatCGAGCCGGAGTCATACTTCATACAGTTCTTACCCAGCCGCTGCTGTCCTCACTGGAGATAATACCCCCAAAGACAGGAAACAGGAATATAAATGAAGTTGAGGAGTTCCTGAAAGACAGTTGTTTTGAGAATCAG GACTGTGGTCTCCCTTGCACTTTCCCAACTATAGCTGACCTTCTCTCCATCCCGATGAGACACAGAGACGACGCCCCCTCGGATCACAAACAAGGGTGGTCGGCCAAATGTTTCAAATCTTCCGATTTCAATCCACCCCAG GCTCTGCTGGGGGTCCTACATACGAACAAAACAAACGGCCACGTTGAATTGCAAGACAGCTACGGACATATTAGTGTTGTTATTTCTGACGACCGGAAAGACAAAAGTCATCATTTGTGTTCGGATATACAGAGGACAGCCTCCAAGTGCTTCTGTGCAAATGAGCGAATATCTCGGTGTTCTTATGCTCAGACATGGCTCTTGGATCATGTTGTCAGGATAGACAATTATGAAGTTGTTGTCGAGACGTTTTCATGCCAAGATGGTTCCTCTGATTCAAACTTAACAAAATGTTACGTTCAGGTTTCTGCAAAAGATGTACTGATTTGTGATAAAGTTTCGATGAAATCTAAGTCTGAGGTGCCGGGTTCTGAGGTCAGTGGAGTGCACAAGACACAAAGAAAGCATGAGAAATCTGTGAAGCTAGAAAAACCAGGTGCTCTGGATTCATATCGAACTGGTGCTAAAGACAAAACTGCTATAAGACATATAGCTTGTGCAGAATCTGAGTGCGGATACTCAAATCCGCAATCTTTACCAAGTGCTAAAATGAAATCACTTCAAAGTAAAGTGAACTCTAGTTGTGCTAAATTAGAATTCCATGGTGCTAAATCTGTATCAGGTTGTGATAAAGTGTCTACTAGTGGTTTTTGTGAAAGGAAAGAATCAAGTGATGTTAGAATGACCCTTATCGGCACAGGAACAGAACTTGGTGGTGCTAAATGTAGTAGAAAAATAACAGAAATTCAGCCTAGTATTGCACCACAAATTTTGTCTCAGTCTTCAGATTGTGAATTTCTTGTCATTTGTACAAAAGAAGGCCTGCAAATGAAACAATTCACCAGAACGACCGGTGAACTTTTTTTCAACATCACTGGGTTTAAGCTCAGAGAAAAAAGAGGTGCTTCTGTGGGACAAACAGATGCTAATGGAAATAGTGTACAGACTGTAAAAGCTTCACAATTAAAAGAAGAAAGTGAAAATAAAGACTGTGCATCACAGGGCCATTTAGTACCTTCAGAAAACTGTGATGAAAACTTTACATTCGAACGAATTGCCTTGACCATTAGTGGTGCACAAGTTAGGCTGTTTGAGGTCCTGCATTGCAACTGTGTGTACAAGTTGACTGTGAATCCCGCATTGATGCAGAGAGTCTTCATTTCAAATGTGCCAGCAGGATTGAGAGGGAAAAGTCTGACAAAAACGTTCACCCTGAATGAGAACTGTCAAGTTGAGAGATTGCAAGACTTTGTTGTGTCGTCTGCTTTGTTTGAAAGTATCAACAAAGTAGAGCCAGACGTCCTCACTGTTGCTGAATTACTGAGAAGCAG GTCTGCATTCCATTCTAATCAAGGATCAAGTCAAGCATTGGTTTCAGTCAAGGGTATCGTCAACTCAAAGACTCTGAAAACATTGGATAGGAGAGCAACAAATCTTCCAAAGAAATGTATTAATTCACTAG GTCTATCACCCTCTGGTGGCCAGATCACTCTCACCCTGTCCGACCCCGAGACCTCTGATGAGATATACCTTGGGCTACCATGTGGATCACACCCCTATGCATTAGGAGTACTGCCAGGAGCTACGATCATTGCCAGTCAAGTTGGGAGAAGGAGATTGAACGGTCTGAATTGCCTTCAGTTTGTAGCAGTTTCTAGCATAAAAGTTCTGAAACGCACTGCAGAGCTTGTTACAACCAG TAAGAAGACCATTAGTCCACCACAGATGTCTCTATTCCAAGTCTGGAATGTTGATGAGATTGAGGAGATCCAGTTCCAATGTGTGGTCTTTGTGAGCGTTGTTCTGAAACTTACACTGGACCCTGTGTGCATGCATTGTGCAAGTCACTTTCATAATGGAAATTGTACAGGACGTGGCTGTACCTCCAATGCTGGGATCATCAAACCAGAGGCAAT AATCATTGGAGACGATGGCACATGTAAAGGACTTGTCTTCTGTAGAGGCGGTTCTGTTCAAGGACTTCTTGGCATGTCTGGTGAAGCTTGGCTAGAGTTGGAGGAGTATCTACTGAATAAGGGTGGCTTTTACTATGACAAG GCAAACCCAACCAATGAAGTGATTCCTGTCCATCAGATGTTGCAGGAATCGTGCATCAATGGCAATCTCTGCTGTTTCGTGGACATGTGTCTGAAGCCTGCTGTGGGATTGATGCGTCAGAATACATGCAAGGCTCCGACACAGATCACATGCAAGGGTCTGACACAGATCACATCCAAAG ATGTACCTATGAAAAGGATATCCTGTCGTCAAACAAGATTCGAAACGCACCAGTTGCCCATGCTGAAACTGGACTGTCTGTCCATTAGACCAGAAAAGTAA
- the LOC135483657 gene encoding macrophage migration inhibitory factor homolog, protein MPFLDISTNVSKDKVTNDFLKKATEKMAAALSKDPKVCVVRLQCDASMTRNGVNTPFAIVQLQSIGFAKTPHEITELLGPFFCEALGIPDDGYYIFFNDFTYENVGYNHKSFRKFLDSKK, encoded by the exons ATGCCATTCCTTGATATTTCTACCAATGTCAGCAAGGACAAAGTAACTAATGATTTCTTGAAGAAAGCGACCGAAAAAATGGCAGCAGCCCTTTCTAAAGATCCGAAA GTGTGTGTGGTGCGTCTCCAGTGCGATGCAAGTATGACTCGGAATGGTGTCAATACACCCTTTGCCATTGTCCAGCTGCAAAGCATTGGCTTTGCAAAGACTCCCCATGAGATAACTGAACTTCTTGGTCCCTTTTTTTGTGAAGCCCTTGGAATTCCTGATGATGG ATActacattttcttcaatgattttacGTATGAAAATGTCGGTTACAACCACAAGAGCTTCAGGAAATTCTTGGACTCGAAGAAGTAG